One segment of Paenibacillus sp. FSL R7-0337 DNA contains the following:
- a CDS encoding AAA family ATPase, translating into MNKLVFFLGPGGAGKTTLAKAVAARRPAAVFDMDILLRPAATAIMTMHGLDPDDRDSDEYKRLCRDLGYRITMDAALDNIGLSSDIYVVGPFTKEAADPEWIGRELARVGRTLEEVEVKVVMVSLSDAAVYRQRIEGRRSPLDAWKFTHWEQFSASLGSRTVAWPLPPAHVAQIDNSHPDRNVAIAAVEAFIYEETP; encoded by the coding sequence ATGAACAAGCTGGTATTTTTCCTCGGACCCGGAGGGGCGGGCAAAACCACGTTGGCCAAGGCTGTTGCGGCCCGGCGTCCGGCGGCGGTGTTCGATATGGACATTCTGCTGCGTCCGGCAGCAACCGCGATCATGACTATGCACGGGCTTGACCCTGACGACAGAGATTCCGATGAGTATAAAAGATTATGCCGCGATCTCGGCTACCGCATCACCATGGATGCCGCGCTCGATAATATCGGCCTGTCCAGCGATATCTATGTGGTGGGTCCCTTCACCAAAGAAGCGGCCGATCCGGAGTGGATCGGCCGCGAACTGGCGCGCGTAGGGCGCACTTTAGAGGAAGTTGAGGTCAAGGTAGTCATGGTAAGCCTGTCGGATGCCGCCGTGTACCGTCAGCGGATTGAGGGCAGACGCTCACCGCTGGATGCGTGGAAGTTCACCCACTGGGAACAATTCAGCGCTTCCCTCGGCAGCCGCACGGTAGCCTGGCCGCTTCCGCCTGCGCATGTCGCACAGATTGACAACTCCCATCCCGACAGGAATGTTGCAATCGCGGCGGTGGAGGCTTTTATCTATGAAGAGACGCCTTAA